A genomic stretch from Terriglobus sp. RCC_193 includes:
- a CDS encoding HGGxSTG domain-containing protein has product MICGGLGRRSGRPCQSSVLYFNGRCKWHGGLSTGPKTAEGRARSLSNLMRGPKS; this is encoded by the coding sequence ATGATCTGTGGAGGACTAGGCAGGAGATCAGGGCGACCATGCCAAAGCAGCGTGCTGTACTTTAACGGGCGCTGTAAATGGCACGGCGGCCTATCAACAGGTCCGAAGACTGCGGAAGGAAGAGCTCGGAGCCTTAGCAATCTCATGCGCGGCCCGAAGTCATAG
- a CDS encoding helix-turn-helix domain-containing protein, translating into MEVPNAEPSTICVRVGNRIRELRQAKGWSQQLLADHAQIERSHLARLELGEREAGLFMLEKIANALSVKVGALIP; encoded by the coding sequence ATGGAAGTCCCAAACGCCGAGCCGAGTACTATTTGCGTTCGCGTGGGAAATCGCATCCGAGAATTGAGACAGGCTAAGGGATGGTCTCAACAGCTTCTTGCTGACCATGCTCAGATTGAACGGTCACATTTGGCCCGCTTGGAACTGGGCGAGCGGGAGGCCGGACTGTTTATGCTGGAGAAAATTGCCAATGCGCTCAGTGTTAAAGTCGGCGCGTTGATCCCATAA
- a CDS encoding CoA transferase — protein MAKECWARCLGDCDDKITKEHYVSKNFFGTKTVMVQGLPQCMDKPVEMPLEGLSRAMLCERHNNRLGEDVDEIASGMLNMLAESLSLAQDREEFRRRHYFPIRRTFDGLLLERWFVKTLINLCFKGSAGIGPGGDRTGWPTDHLVRVAFGETRLEGVGGLYVVAEAGENVMIEERLRFVRLHDTHNEDNIAAAHFLFCGMRFLLDLRSTDAEEAWFGPPAMRHLNRIVWTNTNRRGKQVPSVVVNWKW, from the coding sequence ATGGCTAAAGAATGTTGGGCAAGATGCCTTGGCGATTGTGACGACAAGATCACCAAGGAGCACTATGTCTCCAAGAACTTCTTTGGCACGAAGACCGTTATGGTGCAAGGTTTGCCTCAATGCATGGACAAGCCCGTCGAGATGCCACTCGAAGGCCTAAGTAGAGCCATGCTCTGTGAGAGGCATAACAATCGCTTAGGTGAAGACGTAGATGAAATCGCGAGCGGCATGCTGAACATGCTTGCTGAGAGTCTTTCGCTTGCACAAGATCGTGAAGAGTTCCGCAGGCGCCACTATTTCCCGATACGTCGCACATTCGATGGTCTTCTGTTAGAACGTTGGTTCGTCAAGACCCTCATCAATTTGTGCTTCAAAGGTTCAGCTGGGATCGGCCCCGGAGGTGATCGGACCGGCTGGCCCACTGATCACCTAGTACGTGTGGCTTTTGGCGAAACCCGTTTAGAAGGCGTGGGTGGTCTATACGTGGTGGCCGAGGCAGGCGAAAACGTGATGATAGAGGAACGCCTGCGTTTCGTTCGCCTCCACGACACACACAATGAGGACAATATAGCGGCCGCACATTTTCTGTTCTGCGGGATGAGGTTTCTGCTCGATCTCCGTTCGACCGATGCGGAGGAGGCATGGTTCGGGCCTCCAGCAATGAGGCACCTTAATCGAATCGTTTGGACCAACACTAATAGACGTGGGAAACAAGTCCCCTCAGTTGTAGTCAATTGGAAATGGTAG
- a CDS encoding recombinase family protein: MIAKLDRLARNVAFIAGLMESGVEFVAADMPQANKFTIHIMAAVAEQEAEAISKRTKAALQAAKSRGTALGGRRVSARKWAGIAATGREAAAQVRSANAEDFRNEILPVIREIEADGVTSLHGIAAELNSRGETTRRGGEWSAVQVQRVLSAEE; this comes from the coding sequence GTGATCGCCAAACTAGACCGCCTAGCCCGCAATGTGGCCTTTATTGCTGGCCTCATGGAATCTGGTGTGGAGTTCGTGGCCGCCGATATGCCGCAAGCGAACAAGTTCACCATTCACATCATGGCAGCTGTCGCAGAGCAAGAGGCAGAGGCCATCAGCAAACGTACAAAGGCTGCCCTACAGGCCGCTAAGAGCCGAGGAACGGCACTAGGTGGCCGTAGGGTATCAGCCCGTAAGTGGGCAGGCATTGCAGCAACGGGACGTGAAGCTGCTGCCCAGGTACGCTCTGCGAATGCTGAAGATTTTCGGAACGAGATTTTGCCAGTCATCCGAGAGATAGAAGCAGATGGGGTCACATCGCTGCATGGAATCGCTGCCGAACTTAATAGCCGTGGGGAAACGACACGCAGGGGTGGTGAATGGTCTGCCGTACAGGTTCAACGCGTACTCTCTGCCGAAGAATGA
- a CDS encoding amidohydrolase family protein → MFAVSVRKALPLIISSLAASAISAPAIAAPMTPAKPAVKKAASVITVDEVTNGQVAVSPDGKRLLLDLQGLIYVMPMAGGKAKRVTQPFQEASHPDWSKSGETIALQCYAGGTFHIWTMKPDGTGLKQVTFGHGDDREPRISPDGKTIVFASDRAFKTAANGASVGSYDIWTVPITGGEPKQLTNGDEDEFGPSWSPDGAKVAFVAGTGISATSIKSLDLATGKEMVLRKATGNNRFEAPSWSPDGKHLAFVEFEAADARTVNTGVMKVVAADGNGDAIVTRSTDAFPFPAIWLSNTDFLYTGSGHILHAGLAGGAETSVAFTADIPYQPHGFRHKVRDFDSTASKPVKGIYAPAISPDGKSVAFVALNELYVMPIGGEPKAITHDTFYKQGPAWSPDGSKLAYISDKDGIENIYVHSLSDASDEQDKRIAPQQTAQIMPAWSPDGKWMAFQDQTGATLLADVSSGKVKPLAPSTFFPGRAAFSPNGKTIAIATIRPYTKRFREGTSAILTVDIASGKQQWFEPAPFESVTTRTEDGPVYTADGKNMLFVMHDLLYRMPVDANGHPSGAAQKLNDETTDAPSIAADSLHVLYLNNGKLRMMDTATKAIQPVAMNLTWTLAKPKQKLLIHAGAVWQGIGPAVLHDADIIITDNRITSVGPHSAIAPAGVTRTIEAPNSTVLPGLWENHAHPDSDNGIYYGARMGRLWLSYGVTTMRGIADNAYRSVEHNESYRSGAAVGPRTFSTGEAVDGERVYYPMMIATTSEAQLQRELERLKALDFDMVKLYVRLPFAWAAKGIDFAHNQMGVDTASHYLMPAVSLGEDGMSHISATSRFGWAYSRSLTYHSYGDVQKLMSKSGMWTISTTFAQAQYAEDSGVMNDPRQGVAPPWEHGRVVTATQTAQKANQKDAYTHLKDEEAVVANTIHNGGIILAGTDSPLDIPATSLHLNLRAQVKYGGLEPWQALTTATSMAAKAYGYDRDLGTLTPGKLADLIIVGGTPLTNIDDVVKVQCVAVNGKLRSVDEIAEPFTKAVPKNNVCSAP, encoded by the coding sequence ATGTTCGCCGTCTCTGTTCGCAAAGCTCTGCCGCTCATCATTTCCAGCCTCGCCGCCTCTGCAATCTCCGCCCCTGCCATTGCTGCTCCGATGACACCAGCGAAGCCCGCGGTCAAGAAGGCTGCTTCAGTAATTACCGTGGATGAGGTCACCAATGGGCAGGTTGCCGTGTCGCCTGACGGTAAGCGTCTGTTGCTTGATCTGCAAGGTTTGATCTACGTCATGCCGATGGCTGGTGGTAAGGCGAAACGTGTGACACAGCCGTTTCAAGAGGCGTCGCACCCGGATTGGTCGAAGTCCGGCGAGACGATTGCGCTGCAATGCTACGCCGGAGGTACCTTTCACATCTGGACGATGAAGCCGGACGGCACTGGCCTGAAGCAGGTTACGTTTGGCCACGGGGATGATCGCGAACCGCGTATCAGCCCGGATGGTAAGACGATTGTGTTTGCCAGTGATCGCGCATTCAAAACTGCTGCGAACGGAGCGTCTGTTGGATCGTATGACATCTGGACGGTGCCGATTACGGGTGGTGAGCCGAAACAGCTAACGAATGGTGACGAAGATGAGTTCGGACCATCGTGGTCTCCTGACGGCGCAAAGGTTGCATTCGTTGCAGGTACGGGCATCAGCGCAACTTCCATCAAGTCGCTGGATCTCGCCACGGGTAAGGAGATGGTGCTGCGCAAGGCGACCGGTAACAATCGCTTTGAGGCTCCATCGTGGTCGCCGGATGGAAAGCACCTTGCCTTTGTGGAGTTTGAAGCTGCAGATGCTCGTACGGTAAATACGGGGGTGATGAAGGTCGTCGCTGCGGACGGTAATGGCGACGCAATCGTGACACGTTCGACGGATGCATTTCCATTTCCTGCGATCTGGCTGTCGAACACAGATTTCCTATACACGGGGAGTGGCCACATCCTCCACGCCGGTCTTGCGGGCGGAGCTGAAACATCGGTTGCATTTACTGCTGACATCCCGTATCAGCCGCATGGCTTTCGTCACAAGGTTCGTGATTTTGATTCCACTGCGTCGAAGCCAGTGAAAGGCATCTACGCGCCTGCGATTTCACCTGATGGTAAGTCCGTTGCGTTTGTCGCGCTCAACGAGCTTTATGTCATGCCGATCGGCGGAGAACCAAAGGCCATCACGCACGACACGTTTTACAAGCAGGGACCAGCATGGTCGCCCGATGGCTCAAAGCTTGCATACATTAGCGACAAAGATGGAATCGAGAACATATACGTTCACTCATTGAGCGACGCAAGCGACGAGCAGGATAAGCGCATCGCTCCGCAGCAGACAGCGCAGATCATGCCCGCGTGGTCGCCCGATGGAAAATGGATGGCATTCCAGGACCAGACCGGCGCTACCTTGCTTGCGGATGTGTCTTCCGGCAAGGTGAAGCCACTGGCGCCTTCGACGTTCTTTCCCGGTCGGGCAGCTTTCTCGCCGAACGGAAAAACAATTGCCATCGCAACGATTCGTCCGTACACGAAACGCTTCCGCGAGGGCACCAGCGCCATCCTCACGGTAGATATTGCTTCTGGTAAACAGCAGTGGTTTGAGCCTGCGCCGTTCGAGTCCGTAACCACGCGTACAGAGGATGGTCCGGTCTACACTGCCGATGGCAAGAACATGCTTTTTGTCATGCATGATCTGCTGTACCGCATGCCGGTCGATGCGAATGGGCATCCCAGTGGCGCTGCCCAGAAGTTGAATGACGAAACGACTGACGCACCCTCCATTGCCGCGGATTCCTTGCATGTGCTGTATCTGAACAATGGCAAATTGCGCATGATGGATACTGCAACAAAAGCTATCCAACCCGTTGCGATGAACCTGACCTGGACGCTGGCCAAACCGAAGCAGAAACTGCTGATCCATGCAGGTGCTGTGTGGCAGGGCATCGGTCCCGCCGTGCTGCATGACGCGGACATTATCATCACAGACAATCGCATCACCAGCGTTGGACCTCACTCAGCAATTGCACCTGCGGGCGTCACGCGTACCATCGAAGCGCCAAACTCGACGGTGTTGCCAGGACTGTGGGAAAACCATGCGCATCCCGATAGTGACAATGGTATTTACTACGGTGCGCGCATGGGGCGGCTGTGGCTGTCTTATGGCGTGACCACAATGCGAGGCATCGCCGATAACGCCTACCGTAGCGTAGAGCACAACGAGAGCTATCGGTCCGGTGCCGCCGTGGGTCCACGCACCTTCTCTACGGGTGAGGCCGTAGACGGAGAGCGTGTGTACTATCCCATGATGATTGCGACGACCAGCGAGGCGCAGCTTCAACGTGAGCTTGAGCGCCTGAAAGCACTCGACTTCGACATGGTCAAGCTTTACGTGCGTTTGCCGTTTGCGTGGGCTGCCAAAGGCATCGACTTCGCCCATAACCAAATGGGCGTGGATACGGCGAGCCACTACCTGATGCCCGCAGTTTCGCTTGGCGAAGATGGCATGTCGCACATATCAGCGACCTCGAGATTCGGCTGGGCCTACTCCCGTTCGTTGACGTATCACTCGTACGGAGACGTGCAGAAGCTGATGTCGAAGAGCGGTATGTGGACGATCTCTACCACATTCGCGCAGGCACAGTATGCCGAGGATTCAGGAGTAATGAATGATCCGCGTCAGGGTGTGGCTCCGCCGTGGGAGCATGGACGCGTGGTCACTGCGACACAAACAGCCCAGAAGGCAAATCAGAAGGACGCGTACACACACCTGAAAGACGAGGAGGCGGTGGTTGCGAATACGATCCATAACGGCGGCATAATCCTGGCAGGAACGGATTCGCCACTCGACATACCTGCAACAAGTCTCCACCTTAACCTGCGTGCGCAAGTAAAGTATGGCGGTCTGGAGCCGTGGCAGGCGCTGACCACCGCGACATCCATGGCAGCAAAGGCTTACGGATACGACAGGGATCTGGGTACGCTGACGCCAGGTAAGCTGGCCGATCTGATCATCGTGGGCGGTACGCCACTAACGAACATCGATGATGTCGTGAAGGTGCAGTGCGTTGCCGTCAACGGCAAGCTGCGGAGTGTCGATGAAATTGCTGAGCCGTTTACAAAAGCGGTGCCGAAGAACAATGTGTGCTCAGCACCCTGA
- a CDS encoding carboxypeptidase regulatory-like domain-containing protein encodes MKLYPRYVPAALLLIAGPAMAQQTGLSGKVTDSSGAVVAGASVNVKQVGASAFQTKSNREGIWVLPSLPAGDYVVSVTAPGFSTMETRISMLVGQTPTVDSVLPASAGNTEVVVTAEAVAVDTTTSAVAGNVTPSEVQGTPINGRNYMSLATLVPGVKINAVTSDVPVGSASESGKFQITMDGLQVSQDTAGSSFGQPRFSQDAISQFQIITNRFDATLGRSAGVYVNAQSKSGTDMFHGGVFGFFRNSSLNAPDPVTKTVLPFSDQQYGGTLGGPILKQKLWFFGAYEGERKPDTATTQSPAANYANYTHAVNFKVNEYLGRADYQLNANNHILLRGDGFTYNNDYNGVSGNTDPSRAYQATRTSYGFVADWNSAPSTHLVNDVRAGYHHFGWQNVPYTSSIQITLPTVTVGGPYNYPQIFSQDTQQYRDDLFWLKGKHTIRAGGEYLYTKHGGFFQQNVRGASTCTVGSGFNFATAFPNGTLDPTTWNLAYISSQCTSNTFVQGFGDFTVNVPRSILGLWAQDDWKLFSHFTLNLGIRWDDDLGAFTGGPKLTNGLMVPSGNDNNNFSPRLGFAWDIMGDGKTSLRGGTGLYFADISANQIIDQQIFNGVSTIQASVSGTGGSVNLANPFNGGNPAANPGAYLQAVQPLAKDSKVPYALQASFGLQRQLPWNTLLTADFVHTRAYHDWIRLQGNYLVDPTNPQRNLNSTAALSASTAISCGNGSVAVSTPANYASAKQVCNQSFTTVNQFFTPPGSGSIFDALQVGMRHTSQRFTAALAYTWGRTKNSTEGPFYYPNKPFAYNIKDEWANGTDDQRHSLTVNGEYKFKYGLSLSSLYRFGSGQAYAVTTGTSGPNGYSPSYNRTLGAGVIPVAPGTTPCPAASCLVVYAPLNHFHYDSGFGYYVMDRNSFRGRAYERLDARLQETFPIHERFKASVGVEVFNMMNHFNPAAYSLNANAATFGRPSSAQGSGYLEYAARQLQFLARFSF; translated from the coding sequence ATGAAGTTGTATCCTCGCTATGTTCCCGCCGCCCTGCTTTTAATCGCTGGTCCTGCTATGGCCCAGCAAACCGGCCTGTCTGGAAAGGTGACGGACTCCTCTGGTGCAGTCGTCGCCGGTGCCTCCGTGAACGTTAAGCAAGTGGGCGCATCTGCGTTCCAGACGAAAAGTAACCGTGAAGGTATATGGGTGCTCCCTTCGCTGCCTGCCGGCGACTACGTCGTCTCGGTGACTGCACCCGGCTTCTCCACGATGGAGACCAGGATCAGTATGCTGGTCGGCCAAACACCAACGGTCGACAGTGTGCTACCTGCATCTGCCGGGAACACCGAGGTGGTCGTGACGGCTGAAGCGGTTGCGGTGGATACGACGACTTCCGCAGTCGCTGGTAACGTGACACCGTCCGAAGTTCAGGGCACGCCAATCAACGGCCGTAACTACATGTCGCTGGCAACGCTGGTCCCCGGTGTGAAGATCAACGCAGTCACTTCGGATGTGCCGGTGGGCTCTGCATCCGAGTCGGGGAAGTTTCAGATCACGATGGACGGTCTGCAGGTTTCGCAGGATACGGCGGGCTCTTCGTTTGGTCAGCCGCGGTTCTCGCAGGATGCGATCTCGCAGTTCCAAATCATTACCAATCGTTTCGACGCAACACTTGGACGGTCTGCGGGTGTATACGTCAACGCGCAGTCGAAATCGGGCACCGACATGTTCCACGGCGGCGTGTTTGGATTCTTCCGGAATTCTTCGCTGAACGCTCCGGATCCTGTTACGAAGACGGTGCTTCCGTTCAGCGATCAGCAGTATGGCGGCACGCTTGGCGGCCCGATCCTCAAGCAGAAGCTGTGGTTCTTCGGGGCCTACGAAGGTGAACGCAAACCCGATACGGCAACGACTCAGTCTCCCGCCGCCAACTACGCCAACTACACCCATGCGGTGAACTTCAAGGTAAACGAGTACCTTGGCCGCGCCGACTATCAATTGAATGCGAACAATCACATCCTCTTGCGTGGTGATGGATTTACCTACAACAACGACTACAACGGCGTCAGCGGCAACACGGATCCGTCGCGTGCCTACCAAGCCACACGTACGAGCTACGGCTTTGTGGCGGACTGGAATTCCGCCCCGAGTACGCATCTGGTAAACGACGTTCGCGCGGGCTATCACCACTTTGGCTGGCAGAATGTGCCGTACACATCGTCCATTCAGATCACGCTGCCCACGGTGACGGTTGGAGGCCCGTACAACTATCCACAGATCTTCTCTCAGGATACGCAGCAGTATCGCGATGACCTGTTTTGGTTGAAGGGAAAGCACACGATCCGCGCTGGCGGAGAGTATCTCTACACAAAGCATGGTGGCTTCTTTCAGCAGAACGTGCGCGGAGCGTCCACCTGTACAGTCGGCAGTGGTTTCAACTTCGCAACTGCATTTCCGAATGGCACGCTTGATCCAACGACATGGAACCTGGCCTATATCTCTTCGCAGTGCACTTCGAACACATTCGTGCAGGGCTTTGGTGACTTCACGGTGAACGTGCCCCGCTCGATCCTTGGTCTATGGGCGCAGGACGATTGGAAGCTCTTCTCGCACTTCACTCTGAATCTCGGCATTCGTTGGGACGATGATTTGGGCGCGTTCACGGGTGGGCCGAAGCTGACGAATGGGCTCATGGTTCCCAGCGGCAACGACAATAACAACTTCTCACCTCGGCTCGGATTCGCCTGGGACATCATGGGTGACGGCAAGACGAGCCTTCGCGGAGGCACAGGACTTTATTTCGCTGACATCTCTGCCAATCAGATCATCGATCAGCAGATCTTCAACGGAGTATCGACCATTCAGGCATCGGTCTCTGGAACTGGGGGCAGTGTGAATCTGGCGAACCCCTTCAATGGCGGGAATCCTGCTGCAAATCCAGGTGCCTACCTGCAGGCTGTGCAGCCGCTGGCCAAAGATTCCAAGGTGCCGTACGCATTGCAGGCCTCATTTGGTTTGCAGCGGCAATTGCCCTGGAACACATTGCTTACTGCGGACTTCGTCCACACACGTGCTTATCACGACTGGATTCGGTTGCAAGGAAATTACCTGGTCGATCCCACGAACCCGCAGCGCAACCTGAATTCAACTGCAGCGCTGAGTGCGTCAACTGCCATCAGTTGTGGCAATGGATCAGTGGCAGTATCAACGCCCGCAAACTATGCGTCTGCAAAACAGGTATGCAACCAGAGCTTTACGACGGTAAACCAGTTCTTTACACCACCGGGGTCGGGCTCCATCTTCGACGCGCTGCAGGTAGGCATGCGCCACACATCGCAGCGCTTCACAGCTGCCCTGGCATACACGTGGGGACGCACGAAGAACTCCACCGAAGGTCCGTTCTACTATCCGAACAAACCTTTCGCTTACAACATCAAGGATGAATGGGCGAACGGCACGGATGATCAGCGTCACTCGCTGACAGTGAATGGCGAGTACAAGTTTAAGTACGGCTTGTCTTTGTCATCGCTGTATCGCTTTGGCTCCGGCCAGGCATATGCGGTCACCACGGGAACATCAGGGCCAAACGGCTACTCCCCAAGCTACAACCGCACGCTGGGTGCGGGAGTGATACCCGTTGCGCCCGGCACCACACCGTGTCCTGCAGCGAGTTGCCTGGTCGTGTATGCACCACTGAATCACTTTCACTACGATTCAGGGTTCGGTTACTACGTGATGGATCGCAATAGTTTCCGCGGACGTGCCTACGAGCGCCTGGACGCGCGACTGCAGGAGACGTTCCCGATCCACGAGCGCTTCAAGGCAAGTGTCGGTGTTGAGGTGTTCAACATGATGAACCATTTCAACCCTGCGGCCTACAGCTTGAATGCGAATGCCGCGACCTTCGGCAGGCCCTCCTCTGCACAAGGTTCGGGCTATCTGGAATATGCTGCACGACAGCTGCAGTTTCTGGCGCGGTTCTCCTTTTAG